In Pseudomonas sp. Leaf58, one DNA window encodes the following:
- the hslU gene encoding ATP-dependent protease ATPase subunit HslU encodes MSMTPREIVHELNRHIIGQDDAKRAVAIALRNRWRRMQLPAELRAEVTPKNILMIGPTGVGKTEIARRLAKLANAPFLKVEATKFTEVGYVGRDVESIIRDLADAALKMLREQEIIRVRHRAEDAAEDRILDALLPQARVTSFSEEAAQTSTDSNTRQLFRKRLREGQLDDKEIEIEVADAVGVEIAAPPGMEEMTNQLQSLFANMGKGKRKARKLKVKEALKMVRDEEASRLVNEEELKAKALEAVEQHGIVFIDEIDKVAKRGNVGGADVSREGVQRDLLPLIEGCTVNTKLGMVKTDHILFIASGAFHLSKPSDLVPELQGRLPIRVELKALTPEDFERILQEPHASLTEQYQALLKTEGLNIEFLADGIKRLAEIAYQVNEKTENIGARRLHTLLERLLEEVSFSAGDLASTHDEAPIQIDAAYVNSHLGELAQNEDLSRYIL; translated from the coding sequence ATGTCCATGACCCCCCGCGAGATCGTCCACGAACTCAACCGCCACATCATCGGCCAGGACGACGCCAAGCGCGCCGTGGCCATTGCCCTGCGCAACCGCTGGCGGCGCATGCAGCTCCCCGCCGAGCTGCGTGCCGAAGTAACCCCGAAAAACATCCTGATGATCGGCCCCACCGGTGTGGGTAAAACCGAAATCGCCCGTCGCCTGGCCAAGCTGGCCAACGCGCCGTTCCTCAAGGTGGAAGCCACCAAGTTCACTGAGGTGGGCTACGTGGGCCGTGATGTCGAGTCGATCATTCGCGACCTGGCCGATGCCGCGCTGAAGATGCTGCGTGAGCAAGAAATCATCCGCGTGCGCCACCGCGCCGAAGACGCCGCCGAAGACCGCATCCTTGACGCCCTGCTGCCGCAGGCGCGGGTCACCAGCTTCAGCGAAGAAGCCGCGCAGACCAGCACCGATTCCAACACTCGCCAGCTGTTCCGCAAGCGCCTGCGCGAAGGCCAGCTGGACGACAAGGAAATCGAGATCGAGGTAGCCGATGCCGTGGGCGTCGAAATTGCCGCGCCGCCCGGCATGGAAGAAATGACCAACCAGCTGCAGAGCCTGTTCGCCAACATGGGCAAAGGCAAGCGCAAGGCGCGCAAGCTAAAGGTGAAAGAAGCGCTGAAGATGGTTCGCGATGAAGAAGCGAGCCGCCTGGTCAACGAAGAAGAGCTCAAGGCCAAGGCACTGGAAGCGGTCGAGCAGCACGGCATCGTGTTCATCGACGAAATCGACAAGGTTGCCAAGCGTGGCAACGTTGGTGGCGCCGACGTGTCCCGTGAAGGCGTGCAGCGCGACCTGCTGCCGCTGATCGAAGGCTGCACCGTCAACACCAAGCTGGGCATGGTCAAGACCGACCACATCCTGTTCATTGCCTCGGGCGCGTTCCACCTGAGCAAACCGAGCGACCTGGTGCCCGAACTGCAAGGCCGCCTGCCAATCCGCGTAGAGCTGAAGGCACTGACGCCGGAAGACTTCGAGCGCATCCTGCAGGAGCCGCACGCGTCGTTGACCGAGCAGTACCAGGCTCTGCTGAAAACCGAAGGCCTGAACATCGAGTTCCTCGCCGACGGTATCAAACGCCTGGCCGAAATTGCCTACCAGGTCAACGAAAAGACCGAGAACATCGGTGCCCGCCGCCTGCACACCCTGCTCGAGCGCTTGCTCGAAGAGGTGTCGTTCAGCGCGGGTGACCTGGCCAGCACCCATGACGAAGCGCCGATCCAGATCGACGCGGCCTATGTGAACAGCCACCTGGGTGAGCTGGCGCAGAACGAAGACCTGTCGCGTTACATCTTGTAA
- the pilH gene encoding twitching motility response regulator PilH, giving the protein MARVLIVDDSPTEMYRLTEWLEKHGYQVLKASNGADGVALARQDKPDAVLMDIVMPGMNGFQATRQLSKDPETSAIPVIVVTTKDQETDRIWATRQGARDFLTKPVEEDALIAKLKEVLGA; this is encoded by the coding sequence ATGGCCCGAGTTCTGATTGTCGACGACTCGCCGACAGAGATGTACCGATTGACCGAATGGCTGGAAAAGCACGGCTACCAGGTGCTCAAGGCCAGCAACGGTGCCGATGGCGTGGCCTTGGCCCGGCAGGACAAACCCGATGCCGTGCTGATGGACATCGTCATGCCCGGCATGAACGGCTTCCAGGCCACCCGCCAGCTCAGCAAAGACCCGGAAACCAGCGCCATCCCGGTAATCGTGGTTACCACCAAGGACCAGGAAACCGACCGCATCTGGGCTACCCGCCAGGGCGCCCGTGACTTCTTGACCAAACCGGTGGAAGAAGACGCGCTGATCGCCAAGCTCAAAGAAGTGCTGGGGGCTTGA
- a CDS encoding energy transducer TonB, with translation MTLPADIPADLLPPRVRPMDRLGFTLFLAALVHLALILGVGFSVVKPAEIRHTMDITLATFKSEKPPQKADFQAQDNQQGSGTLDKKAVPKTTELAPFQDSKINKITPPPAAKPEVVPPPTPQKSAVVTTAPKPHKVEPKPKESKAQPKPAAPAPDFDSSQLSSQIASLEAELSNEQQVYAKRPRIHRLNAASTMRDKGAWYKEEWRKKVERVGNLNYPDEARRQQIYGNLRMMVSINRDGSLYEVLVLESSGQPLLDQAAQRIVRLAAPFAPFTGDLAEFDRLEIIRTWRFARGDRLSSN, from the coding sequence ATGACGCTGCCCGCTGACATCCCCGCCGACCTGCTGCCGCCCCGTGTTCGCCCGATGGACCGGCTCGGTTTCACCCTGTTCCTGGCTGCACTGGTGCACCTGGCGCTAATCCTTGGCGTCGGTTTCAGCGTGGTCAAGCCTGCAGAAATCCGCCACACCATGGACATCACCCTGGCCACCTTCAAGAGCGAGAAACCGCCGCAGAAGGCCGATTTCCAGGCCCAGGACAACCAGCAGGGCAGCGGCACCCTGGACAAGAAAGCGGTGCCCAAGACCACCGAGTTGGCACCGTTCCAGGACAGCAAGATCAACAAGATCACCCCACCACCCGCGGCCAAGCCCGAGGTGGTACCGCCCCCTACCCCGCAAAAGTCGGCGGTGGTGACCACGGCGCCCAAGCCGCACAAGGTCGAGCCCAAGCCCAAGGAGAGCAAGGCGCAACCCAAGCCGGCGGCACCTGCGCCAGACTTCGACAGCTCGCAGCTGTCCAGCCAGATCGCCAGCCTGGAGGCAGAGCTGTCCAACGAACAGCAGGTGTACGCCAAGCGCCCGCGTATCCACCGCCTCAACGCCGCTTCGACCATGCGCGACAAGGGCGCCTGGTACAAGGAAGAGTGGCGCAAGAAAGTTGAGCGGGTGGGCAACCTGAACTACCCCGACGAAGCGCGCCGGCAACAAATTTACGGCAACTTGCGCATGATGGTGTCGATCAACCGCGATGGTTCGCTGTACGAGGTACTGGTGCTGGAATCGTCCGGGCAGCCGTTGCTGGACCAGGCAGCGCAGCGCATCGTGCGGCTAGCGGCACCCTTTGCCCCGTTTACTGGGGACTTGGCCGAATTTGATCGGCTGGAAATCATCCGCACCTGGCGCTTTGCCCGTGGGGACCGCCTGTCCAGTAACTGA
- a CDS encoding aspartate carbamoyltransferase catalytic subunit — MTPIDAKRPLQLNDQGQLRHFLSLDGLPRELLTEILDTADSFLEVGARAVKKVPLLRGKTVCNVFFENSTRTRTTFELAAQRLSADVISLNVSTSSTSKGETLFDTLRNLEAMAADMFVVRHSDSGAAHFIAEHVCPDVAVINGGDGRHAHPTQGMLDMLTIRRHKGSFENLSVAIVGDILHSRVARSDMLALKALGCPDIRVIGPKTLIPIGIEQYGVKVYTDLAEGLKDVDVVIMLRLQRERMAGGLLPSEGEFYRLFGLTTARLAGAKPDAIVMHPGPINRGVEIESAVADGKHSVILNQVTYGIAVRMAVLSMAMSGQNAQRQFDQENAQ; from the coding sequence ATGACGCCAATCGACGCCAAGCGCCCGCTGCAGCTCAATGATCAGGGCCAGCTGCGCCACTTCCTCTCGCTCGACGGTTTGCCCCGCGAACTGCTCACCGAGATCCTCGACACCGCCGACTCCTTCCTGGAAGTCGGTGCCCGGGCCGTAAAAAAAGTCCCGTTGTTGCGCGGCAAAACCGTGTGCAACGTGTTCTTCGAGAACTCGACCCGTACCCGAACCACCTTTGAACTGGCGGCCCAGCGCCTGTCGGCCGACGTGATCAGCCTGAACGTGTCGACCTCCTCGACCAGCAAGGGCGAGACCCTGTTCGACACCCTGCGCAACCTCGAAGCCATGGCTGCCGACATGTTCGTGGTACGCCATTCGGATTCCGGCGCCGCACACTTCATCGCCGAGCACGTGTGCCCGGACGTCGCCGTGATCAACGGCGGTGACGGCCGCCACGCGCACCCCACCCAGGGCATGCTCGACATGCTCACCATCCGCCGCCACAAGGGCAGCTTCGAGAACCTCTCGGTGGCCATCGTCGGCGACATCCTGCACTCGCGGGTGGCCCGTTCGGACATGCTGGCGCTGAAAGCGCTGGGCTGCCCGGACATCCGTGTGATCGGCCCGAAAACCCTGATCCCGATCGGCATCGAGCAGTACGGCGTGAAGGTTTACACCGACCTTGCCGAAGGCCTCAAGGACGTCGACGTAGTGATCATGCTGCGCCTGCAGCGTGAGCGCATGGCCGGCGGCCTGTTGCCCAGCGAAGGCGAGTTCTACCGCCTGTTCGGCCTGACCACCGCGCGCCTGGCCGGGGCCAAGCCCGATGCCATCGTCATGCACCCAGGGCCGATCAACCGTGGTGTGGAAATCGAGTCGGCGGTGGCCGACGGCAAGCACTCGGTGATCCTCAACCAGGTCACCTACGGCATCGCCGTACGCATGGCCGTGCTGTCCATGGCCATGAGCGGGCAGAACGCGCAACGTCAATTTGACCAGGAGAACGCCCAGTGA
- the hslV gene encoding ATP-dependent protease subunit HslV — protein MTTIVSVRRNGKVVMGGDGQVSLGNTVMKGNAKKVRRLYHGQVIAGFAGATADAFTLFERFEGQLEKHQGHLVRAAVELAKEWRTDRSLSRLEAMLAVANKDASLIITGNGDVVEPEDGLIAMGSGGAYAQAAARALLNKTDLSAREIAETALNIAGDICVFTNHNLTIEEQDLAD, from the coding sequence TTGACCACCATCGTTTCTGTCCGCCGTAACGGCAAAGTCGTCATGGGCGGCGACGGCCAGGTATCCCTCGGCAACACCGTGATGAAAGGCAACGCCAAGAAGGTGCGCCGCCTGTACCACGGCCAGGTCATCGCCGGCTTCGCCGGTGCCACCGCCGATGCTTTCACCCTGTTCGAACGTTTCGAAGGCCAACTTGAAAAACACCAGGGCCACCTGGTCCGCGCCGCCGTCGAGCTGGCCAAGGAATGGCGTACCGACCGTTCCCTGAGCCGCCTGGAAGCCATGCTGGCCGTGGCCAACAAGGACGCCTCGCTGATCATCACCGGCAACGGTGACGTGGTCGAACCCGAAGACGGCCTGATCGCCATGGGCTCCGGCGGCGCCTACGCCCAGGCCGCAGCCCGCGCCCTGTTGAACAAAACCGACCTCTCGGCCCGTGAAATTGCCGAGACCGCCCTGAACATCGCCGGCGACATCTGCGTATTCACCAACCACAACCTGACCATCGAGGAGCAGGACCTGGCCGACTGA
- the pyrR gene encoding bifunctional pyr operon transcriptional regulator/uracil phosphoribosyltransferase PyrR codes for MSLPDPAELIRQMAVDLRAHLARRAIAEPRYIGIRTGGVWVAQALQEAMGDSSAMGTLDVSFYRDDFSQNGLHPQVRPSELPFEVEGQHLVLVDDVLMSGRTVRAALNELFDYGRPASVTLVCLLDLDAGELPIRPNVLGATLSLAAHERVKLTGPAPLALERQDLATASAL; via the coding sequence ATGAGCCTACCCGATCCCGCCGAACTGATTCGGCAGATGGCCGTCGACCTTCGCGCCCACCTGGCCCGCCGGGCCATTGCCGAACCACGTTACATCGGTATCCGTACCGGCGGTGTCTGGGTCGCCCAGGCCCTGCAGGAAGCCATGGGTGACAGCAGCGCGATGGGCACTCTGGACGTTTCGTTCTACCGCGACGACTTCAGCCAGAACGGCCTGCACCCGCAAGTGCGCCCTTCCGAACTGCCGTTCGAAGTAGAGGGCCAGCACCTGGTGTTGGTGGATGACGTGCTGATGAGCGGTCGCACGGTCCGCGCCGCGCTCAACGAACTGTTCGATTATGGCCGCCCGGCCAGCGTTACCCTGGTCTGCCTGCTGGACCTGGATGCCGGCGAACTGCCAATTCGCCCGAATGTGCTCGGTGCCACCCTGTCGCTGGCCGCCCATGAACGGGTAAAATTGACCGGACCCGCACCGCTCGCCCTCGAGCGCCAGGACCTCGCCACCGCTTCCGCCCTTTAA
- the ruvX gene encoding Holliday junction resolvase RuvX has translation MAELRLLLGFDYGSKQIGVAVGQVITGQARELCTLKAQNGVPDWAQVEKLIAEWKPDAIVVGLPLNMDGTPSEMSARAEKFARRLNGRFNLPVHTHDERLTTFEAKGERMARGGQRGSYRDNPVDAIAAALLLQGWLEANT, from the coding sequence ATGGCTGAACTACGCCTATTGCTAGGCTTCGACTACGGCAGCAAACAGATCGGCGTGGCCGTCGGCCAGGTCATTACCGGCCAGGCCCGCGAACTGTGCACCCTCAAGGCGCAGAACGGCGTGCCGGACTGGGCCCAGGTGGAAAAGCTGATTGCCGAATGGAAGCCCGACGCCATCGTCGTCGGCCTGCCGTTGAACATGGACGGCACACCCAGCGAAATGAGCGCCCGCGCCGAAAAGTTCGCCCGCCGCCTGAACGGCCGCTTCAACCTGCCCGTGCACACCCACGACGAGCGCCTGACCACCTTCGAGGCCAAAGGCGAGCGCATGGCCCGTGGCGGCCAGCGCGGCAGCTACCGCGACAACCCGGTCGATGCCATCGCCGCCGCCTTGTTGCTGCAAGGCTGGCTGGAGGCCAACACCTGA
- a CDS encoding YqgE/AlgH family protein translates to MKTLTPSYLKHQFLIAMPHMADPNFAQTLTYIVEHNAHGAMGLVVNRPQELSLADILEQLRPDETPPASTLQVPIYQGGPVQTDRGFVLHSSECSFQATVALEGLSLTTSQDVLLAIAAGVGPKQSLITLGYAGWEAGQLEAELADNAWLNCPFDPEIIFGRASDLRLEAAAASLGINLHLLTSQAGHA, encoded by the coding sequence ATGAAAACCCTCACGCCGAGCTACCTCAAGCATCAGTTCCTGATCGCCATGCCGCACATGGCCGATCCGAACTTCGCCCAGACCCTCACGTACATCGTCGAGCACAACGCCCATGGCGCCATGGGCCTGGTGGTCAATCGGCCGCAGGAGCTGAGCCTGGCCGATATCCTCGAGCAACTGCGCCCGGACGAAACGCCACCGGCCAGTACCTTGCAGGTACCGATCTACCAAGGTGGCCCGGTGCAGACCGACCGTGGCTTCGTGCTGCACAGCAGCGAGTGCAGCTTCCAAGCCACCGTGGCGCTGGAAGGGCTGTCACTGACCACGTCGCAGGATGTACTGCTGGCCATTGCCGCTGGCGTAGGCCCAAAACAGAGCCTGATCACCTTGGGTTATGCCGGCTGGGAAGCAGGCCAGCTAGAAGCGGAGCTGGCCGACAACGCCTGGCTCAACTGCCCGTTCGACCCAGAAATCATCTTCGGCCGGGCCAGCGACCTGCGCCTGGAAGCCGCCGCCGCCAGCCTGGGGATCAACCTGCACCTGCTGACCAGCCAGGCGGGCCACGCCTGA
- a CDS encoding dihydroorotase: MTISILGARVIDPNSGLDQVTDLHLDGGRIVAIGAAPAGFSASRTIDANGLVAAPGLVDLGVSLREPGYSRKGNIASETRAAVAGGVTSLCCPPQTKPVLDTSAVAELILDRAREAANSKVYPIGALTKGLEGEQLAELVALRDTGCVAFGNGLKEIPNNRTLARALEYAATFDLTVVFHSQDRDLAQGGLAHEGAMASFLGLPGIPETAETVALARNLLLVEQSGVRAHFSQITSARGARLIEQAQQLGLPVTADVALYQLILTDESLREFSSLYHVQPPLRTAADRDGLRAAVKSGVIQAISSHHQPHERDAKLAPFGATEPGISSVELLLPLAMTLVQDGLLDLPTLLARLSSGPAAALRLPAGELKVGGAADLVLFDPQASTVAGDQWFSRGENCPFIGHCLPGAVRYTLVDGHVCHEA, encoded by the coding sequence GTGACCATCAGTATTCTTGGCGCCCGGGTCATCGACCCCAACAGCGGCCTGGACCAGGTCACCGACCTGCACCTGGACGGCGGCCGCATTGTCGCAATCGGCGCGGCCCCAGCGGGGTTCAGCGCCAGCCGCACGATTGACGCCAATGGCTTGGTCGCAGCGCCTGGCCTGGTCGACCTCGGCGTATCCCTGCGCGAGCCGGGCTACAGCCGCAAAGGCAACATCGCCAGTGAAACCCGCGCGGCCGTAGCCGGCGGTGTCACCAGCCTGTGCTGCCCACCGCAGACCAAGCCGGTGCTGGACACCTCGGCGGTGGCCGAGCTCATCCTCGACCGTGCCCGCGAGGCCGCCAACAGCAAGGTCTACCCAATCGGCGCCCTGACCAAGGGCCTGGAAGGCGAGCAACTGGCTGAACTGGTGGCGCTGCGCGACACCGGCTGCGTGGCGTTTGGCAACGGCCTCAAGGAAATCCCCAATAACCGCACCCTGGCCCGTGCCCTGGAGTACGCCGCCACCTTCGACCTGACGGTGGTGTTCCACTCTCAGGACCGCGACCTGGCCCAGGGCGGCCTGGCCCATGAAGGGGCCATGGCCAGCTTCCTCGGCCTGCCGGGCATCCCGGAAACCGCCGAGACCGTGGCCCTGGCGCGCAACCTGCTGCTGGTGGAACAGTCCGGTGTGCGTGCGCACTTCAGCCAGATCACCAGTGCCCGTGGCGCGCGGCTGATCGAGCAGGCCCAGCAGCTTGGCCTACCGGTGACCGCCGACGTGGCGCTGTACCAGCTGATCCTCACTGACGAATCGCTGCGCGAGTTTTCCAGCCTGTACCACGTGCAACCACCGCTACGCACCGCAGCCGACCGTGACGGCCTGCGTGCCGCGGTGAAATCGGGGGTGATCCAGGCGATCTCCAGCCACCATCAGCCGCACGAGCGCGACGCCAAGCTGGCCCCGTTCGGCGCCACCGAGCCGGGCATCAGCAGCGTCGAACTGCTGCTGCCGCTGGCCATGACCCTGGTACAGGACGGCTTGCTCGACCTGCCAACCCTGCTGGCCCGCCTGAGCAGTGGCCCGGCAGCGGCCCTGCGCTTGCCGGCCGGTGAGCTGAAAGTGGGCGGCGCAGCCGACCTGGTGTTGTTCGACCCGCAAGCCTCCACCGTTGCCGGCGACCAATGGTTCTCACGTGGCGAGAACTGCCCGTTCATCGGCCACTGCCTGCCGGGTGCGGTGCGTTATACCTTGGTCGATGGGCACGTCTGCCACGAGGCCTGA
- the gshB gene encoding glutathione synthase codes for MSVRLGIVMDPIASISYKKDSSLAMLLAAQARSWNLFYMEQRDLYLGAGQARAQMRPLKVFADPARWFELGEEQDSALADLDVILMRKDPPFDMEFVYSTYLLEQAEREGVLVVNRPQSLRDCNEKLFATQFPQCMTPTLVSRRADILREFATTHGDVILKPLDGMGGTSVFRHRPGDPNLSVILETLTQHGGQQIMAQAYLPEIKDGDKRILMIDGEPVDYCLARIPASGETRGNLAAGGRGEARPLTERDRWIAAQVGPTLREKGLLFVGLDVIGDYLTEINVTSPTCIREIDAAYNTDIGGKLMDAIDRQLKAR; via the coding sequence ATGAGCGTTCGCCTCGGCATTGTCATGGACCCCATCGCGTCCATCTCCTACAAGAAGGACAGCTCGCTGGCCATGTTGCTGGCCGCCCAGGCACGCAGCTGGAACCTGTTCTACATGGAACAGCGCGACCTGTACCTGGGTGCCGGCCAGGCCCGAGCGCAGATGCGCCCGCTGAAAGTGTTCGCCGACCCGGCCCGCTGGTTCGAGCTGGGCGAGGAGCAGGACAGCGCGCTGGCCGACCTGGACGTGATCCTGATGCGCAAGGACCCGCCCTTCGACATGGAGTTCGTCTACAGCACCTACCTGCTGGAGCAGGCCGAGCGCGAAGGCGTACTGGTGGTCAACCGCCCGCAGAGCCTGCGCGATTGCAACGAAAAACTGTTCGCCACCCAGTTCCCGCAGTGCATGACGCCGACCCTGGTCAGCCGCCGTGCCGATATCCTGCGTGAGTTCGCCACCACCCATGGCGACGTGATCCTCAAACCGTTGGACGGCATGGGCGGCACCTCGGTGTTCCGCCACCGCCCGGGCGACCCCAACCTGTCGGTGATCCTCGAAACCCTGACCCAACACGGCGGCCAGCAGATCATGGCGCAGGCCTACCTGCCCGAGATCAAGGACGGCGACAAACGCATCCTGATGATCGACGGCGAGCCGGTGGACTACTGCCTGGCGCGCATCCCGGCCAGCGGCGAGACCCGTGGCAATCTGGCCGCCGGCGGCCGTGGCGAGGCGCGCCCACTGACCGAGCGCGACCGCTGGATCGCCGCCCAGGTCGGCCCGACCCTGCGCGAGAAGGGCCTGCTGTTCGTCGGCCTGGACGTGATCGGCGACTACCTCACTGAAATCAACGTCACCAGCCCCACCTGCATTCGCGAGATCGATGCCGCCTACAACACCGATATCGGCGGCAAGCTGATGGACGCCATTGATCGACAGCTGAAGGCGCGCTGA
- a CDS encoding chemotaxis protein CheW, translating to MTTRPQGASLTAFELLLDIDRRCRLLVADQPPQDNRLQQWSGIGFRVAGQWFVAPMGEVAEVLREPRSSRVPGVQPWVCGVANLRGRLLPVMDLSSFFGLGHVAPGKQRRVLVLDHEDLFVGLLVDEVLGLQHFALDSLQLSPPQPLIRAAARFVQGHFPRERNWAIFSPFALAQAPGFLDVAL from the coding sequence TTGACCACACGCCCGCAGGGCGCGTCGCTGACCGCCTTCGAGTTGTTGCTGGACATCGACCGGCGCTGTCGCCTTCTGGTCGCCGACCAGCCGCCGCAGGACAACCGCTTGCAACAGTGGAGCGGCATTGGCTTTCGTGTCGCCGGGCAATGGTTTGTCGCGCCCATGGGCGAGGTGGCCGAGGTGCTGCGCGAACCGCGCAGCAGCCGTGTCCCCGGTGTACAGCCGTGGGTGTGCGGGGTGGCCAACCTGCGTGGCCGGTTGCTACCGGTGATGGACCTGAGCAGTTTCTTTGGCCTTGGCCACGTCGCCCCGGGCAAGCAGCGGCGGGTATTGGTGCTAGACCACGAGGACTTGTTCGTTGGCCTGTTGGTGGACGAGGTACTGGGCCTGCAGCACTTTGCCCTGGACAGCCTGCAACTGTCGCCGCCGCAGCCGTTGATTCGCGCCGCTGCACGCTTTGTTCAGGGGCATTTCCCGCGTGAACGCAACTGGGCGATCTTCAGCCCCTTCGCCCTGGCCCAGGCGCCGGGCTTTCTCGATGTGGCGTTATAG
- a CDS encoding S-type pyocin domain-containing protein, which yields MQTSLEQASVREAAARRLAVVLAARATLYRDPRVYLLAAGASVISVAGQGIIQDVPGAASLVNGISEAVAALEQAVVEGPSVLIADFLALVLNLGATPGPIQDQPPTRLRYSIGVSADHLGLAAGIDLQHAALTQGSVEMPRRLVEQVRGDRSVISVVSTDGERASRQVPVRAAIMNATTGLFEVVIASTSADQAAITLTWTPAKAPGNQDASSSTPALPTDVPIYEGITLDPISVKATAYPISEVDFSDLIVWFPADAGIGPVYVMLSSPYEGATTKGVYSGRMYNPEKAGGPIQELDWRDATVTLEGIKLVRLHTSRFGASDGNAIMISRLERVLRGEMVIEDVDKRFYTHELRELQRYRALGVPDGVLASDDGATWNNTHAATLEDYKLKDSHDLLYTAEAIEADDLQAQRENK from the coding sequence TTGCAGACAAGTCTGGAGCAGGCGTCAGTTCGTGAAGCCGCAGCCAGGCGCCTTGCTGTAGTGCTTGCAGCCAGGGCTACACTCTATCGTGATCCACGAGTGTATCTACTGGCTGCTGGCGCTAGTGTCATCTCGGTTGCGGGGCAGGGCATCATCCAGGATGTGCCGGGTGCCGCCTCGTTGGTCAATGGCATCAGCGAGGCTGTAGCTGCGCTGGAGCAAGCGGTCGTCGAAGGCCCTTCGGTCTTAATCGCAGATTTTCTTGCCTTGGTGCTTAATCTCGGTGCGACACCGGGACCTATACAGGATCAGCCGCCTACGAGGCTTCGTTATAGTATTGGCGTAAGTGCTGACCATTTGGGGTTGGCGGCCGGAATCGATCTGCAACACGCCGCCTTGACGCAGGGTTCGGTCGAAATGCCCAGGCGCCTGGTGGAGCAGGTCAGGGGTGATCGCTCGGTCATCTCGGTGGTCAGTACCGATGGTGAGCGGGCGTCTAGGCAGGTTCCCGTTCGGGCAGCGATCATGAATGCCACTACGGGCCTGTTTGAAGTCGTCATTGCCAGTACGAGCGCAGATCAGGCGGCGATTACCTTGACCTGGACACCTGCTAAGGCTCCGGGGAATCAGGATGCTTCATCCTCGACACCCGCCTTGCCGACAGATGTACCGATCTACGAGGGTATTACGCTGGATCCAATCAGTGTAAAGGCAACCGCCTACCCGATAAGCGAGGTTGACTTCAGCGACCTGATTGTTTGGTTTCCGGCCGACGCGGGTATTGGCCCCGTCTATGTGATGTTGAGCAGCCCCTATGAGGGCGCTACAACCAAAGGTGTATACAGTGGGCGTATGTATAATCCTGAAAAGGCGGGTGGTCCAATTCAGGAGTTGGACTGGCGAGACGCTACTGTTACCTTGGAAGGCATAAAACTTGTTAGGCTGCACACTAGTCGGTTTGGGGCGTCGGATGGCAATGCAATAATGATCAGCCGCTTGGAGCGTGTGCTGCGTGGTGAAATGGTTATTGAAGATGTCGATAAACGTTTTTACACCCATGAACTCAGGGAGTTGCAACGGTATAGAGCACTGGGGGTTCCAGACGGTGTGCTTGCTAGTGATGATGGTGCAACATGGAACAATACCCATGCTGCCACTCTGGAAGACTACAAGTTAAAAGACTCGCATGACTTGCTCTACACGGCAGAAGCGATTGAAGCTGACGATTTGCAGGCGCAGAGAGAAAACAAATGA
- a CDS encoding PleD family two-component system response regulator, with protein sequence MEQPLKVMVIDDSRTIRRTAQMLLGEAGCEVITASDGFDALAKIVDHQPSIIFVDVLMPRLDGYQTCAVIKHNSAFKDTPVILLSSRDGLFDKARGRVVGSDQFLTKPFSKEELLDAIRAHVPGFAAAQQHAP encoded by the coding sequence ATGGAACAACCCCTGAAGGTGATGGTGATCGACGATTCACGCACGATCCGCCGCACCGCGCAGATGTTGCTTGGTGAAGCCGGCTGCGAGGTGATCACTGCCAGCGATGGCTTCGATGCCCTGGCCAAGATCGTCGACCACCAGCCCAGTATCATCTTCGTCGATGTGCTGATGCCGCGTCTGGACGGCTACCAGACTTGCGCGGTGATCAAGCACAACAGTGCCTTCAAGGACACCCCGGTCATTCTGCTTTCGTCGCGTGACGGCCTGTTCGACAAGGCTCGCGGCCGGGTGGTCGGGTCCGATCAGTTCTTGACCAAACCGTTCAGCAAGGAAGAACTGCTCGACGCGATCCGTGCCCACGTGCCCGGTTTTGCCGCAGCCCAACAACACGCACCCTGA